From Panicum hallii strain FIL2 chromosome 2, PHallii_v3.1, whole genome shotgun sequence, a single genomic window includes:
- the LOC112881108 gene encoding uncharacterized protein LOC112881108 has protein sequence MTGDAFSPESVVLPSGVKALCKDQALRASVLVSMPTLDEGGLAVRQLGGDPNRGLHIPGASPPASSAPAKVPGGQVPNVRPLPGRGKRRPTSDASAGDAPAGVSSPQPVPSSSPVGESATTPARSPPTPVPPVTGPGGPEPEAATPPRPEAAPQKEATGPAATTEAPAAAAAPDAVAEPPPAEPAAEEAAAMAEAAAPEAAEVRRQRRRKLQRCRRLRRRRSPRSPAPLHLRRRRNWRWCWEGAFCQVQLRSPSPASLPRFSKFRRSWRQALDREVAAAQRERAATRQEKHALERELVAEKRVQAAADREKTALELANQSKVVVEVTKAQEAALAELEATAVERENRLAAREVEEAARLQELQEREAAVEEELAARTWRLQECKAALQEREAKVEKFLTKWSASVDRIVRWVGEVNTLDALGLRPIRVMETPSSLGAVLSALDSTAEQLRHMEATIFDLLETEGRAIARGMAEYILTCLRSHDLSCPLTPILVGPIPATAAAAQESVQEAADMVATRVRRCPGPTKGEASSGPPAE, from the exons ATGACTGGTGACGCGTTCAGCCCGGAGTCcgtggtcctcccgagcggggtgaaggccctgtgcaaGGACCAGGCGTTGCGGGCGTCAGTCCTGGTGTCGATGCCAACCCTGGACGAgggtggcctggcggtccggcagctaGGAGGCGACCCCAATCGCGGGCTCCACATCCCCGGCGCCTCCCCACCCGCCAGCAGCGCGCCAGCCAAGGTCCCGGGGGGCCAAGTCCCGAACGTCCGGCCTCTGCCGGGAAGGGGAAAgagaag GCCCACATCTGACGCGTCTGCCGGTGACGCTCCAGCTGGGGTGTCCAGCCCCCAGCCAgtaccttcttcctcccctgttGGGGAGTCGGCGACAACCCCAGCAAGGTCTCCGCCCACGCCAGTACCACCTGTTACCGGACCAGGAGGTCCGGAGCCAGAGGCCGCCACACCTCCCAGGCCCGAAGCTGCCCCGCAGAAGGAGGCCACCGGACCTGCTGCGACGACAGAGGCGCCAGCAGCTGCAGCGGCGCCGGACGCCGTGGCGGAGCCCCCTCCAGCCGAGCCAGCAGCAGAGGAGGCTGCAGCAATGGCAGAGGCGGCAGCGCCGGAGGCTGCGGAGGTGCGGAGGCAGCGGCGCCGAAAGCTGCAGAGGTGCCGAAGGCTGCGGCGCCGGAGGTCGCCGAGGTCGCCAGCACCACTCCACCTGCGCAGGAGGAGGAactggaggtggtgctgggaaggcgcctTCTGCCAAGTCCAGCTGAGGTCCCCCTCCCCCGCCTCTTTGCCAAGATTCAGCAAGttcaggaggagctggaggcag GCTCTCGACCGGGAGGTGGCAGCTGCCCAACGGGAGAGAGCGGCCACACGGCAGGAGAAGCATGCCCTCGAGCGGGAGCTCGTGGCGGAGAAGagggtgcaggcggcggcggacaggGAGAAGACCGCCTTGGAGCTGGCTAACCAGTCcaaggtggtggtggaggtgaccAAGGCGCAGGAGGCTGCCCTTGCAGAACTGGAGGCAACCGCGGTGGAGAGAGAAAACAGGCTTGCCGCCCGCGAAGTAGAGGAGGCAGCCCGTCTCCAGGAGCTCCAGGAGCGGGAGGCGGCCGTGGAGGAAGAGCTGGCGGCCAGGACCTGGAGGCTCCAGGAGTGCAAGGCGGCCCTCCAGGaaagggaggccaaggtggagaaGTTCCTGACGAAGTGGAGCGCCAGCGTTGACCGAATAGTGAGGTGGGTCGGTGAAGTGAACACCCTGGATGCACTTGGGCTACGCCCCATCCGGGTCATGGAGACCCCATCCTCACTTGGAGCCGTCCTCTCGGCGCTGGATTCCACCGCCGAGCAGCTTCGACACATGGAGGCCACCATTTTCGACCTCTTGGAGACAGAGGGGCGGGCGATCGCCCGAGGGATGGCAGAATACATCCTCACCTGCCTTCGGAGCCACGACCTCTCCTGCCCGCTGACTCCAATTTTAGTTGGTCCGAtcccggcgacggcggccgctGCACAGGAGAGCGTGCAGGAAGCAGCGGACATGGTGGCGACTCGTGTTCGGCGCTGTCCTGGACCTACAAAGGGAGAAGCTTCCTCTGGACCTCCAGCAGAATAG
- the LOC112882117 gene encoding uncharacterized protein LOC112882117: MGKPVDVELGGAGGLEVAGGGGGGGCAGSCGAIGRAVSFRCVFVLLLAAGVLVPALFLLVPSRHEGYVSDDPDVLAAEIKVGFTLEKPVSFLTSHIDKLGNDIFGEIGVPNSKVSIVSMQPLTSKYSTNVVFGVLPDPKDASISLPALSVLRSSLIEMMLQHVNLSLTPSLFGHPSSFELMRFPGGITVIPSQPGSPWENTYPLFNFVLNNSIYQILGNLTELKDQLKLGLNLRSYEKIYLQFRNEIGSSVEAPAIVDASVLDGSSNLLLDRLKQLAQLITEPDARNLGLNHSVFGKVKGVQLSSYLQHKISDLSPSPSPSPSPSPSQSPSPSMPPSLSPFGSIPYLAPPAYMNPSRPPQALPPSWSRHPCFPCFRCNRFPPADSPMVKPPCMGRDPKLPPFMHSPKPSVVPSPPKYLSPAIPPVPAHVDPPRPLPNHNRFPKTVHGSSSQMMPIPSPSRPVFQHSLPPRKKRNSKVSNFPSIAPSPYALLHT, from the exons ATGGGGAAGCCCGTCGATGTGGAgctcggcggcgcgggggggctcgaggtcgccggcggcggcgggggcggagggtGCGCGGGATCCTGCGGCGCGATCGGGCGGGCGGTGTCGTTCCGGTGCGTCTTCGTGCTCCTGCTCGCGGCGGGGGTGCTCGTCCCGGCGCTGTTCCTGCTCGTGCCCTCGCGCCATGAGGGGTACGTCTCCGACGACCCCGACGTGCTCGCCG CTGAAATCAAAGTTGGTTTCACTTTGGAAAAGCCAGTGTCATTCCTTACTTCTCACATAGACAAACTAGGGAATGACATATTTGGAGAGATTGGTGTACCTAATAGCAAG GTTTCCATTGTTTCAATGCAGCCCTTAACTTCTAAATACTCCACAAATGTTGTTTTCGGTGTTCTTCCTGATCCAAAAGATGCTTCAATAAGTTTGCCAGCCCTAAGTGTGCTGAGATCGTCCTTAATAGAGATGATGCTCCAGCATGTGAACCTATCCTTAACGCCATCTCTTTTTGGGCATCCATCTTCCTTTGAACTCATGAGATTCCCTGGAGGAATTACTGTCATACCTTCACAACCTGGTTCTCCGTGGGAGAACACATACCCCCTATTCAACTTTGTGTTGAACAACTCCATTTATCAGATCCTGGGTAATCTTACGGAGCTAAAAGATCAGCTGAAACTTGGATTAAACTTGAGGTCATATGAG AAAATATATTTGCAGTTCAGGAATGAGATTGGTTCTTCAGTTGAAGCTCCGGCAATTGTTGACGCATCTGTGTTAGATGGAAGCAGTAACCTTTTACTGGATAGATTAAAACAGCTAGCTCAGCTGATCACAGAACCTGATGCGAGGAACCTTGGGCTTAATCACTCTGTATTTGGTAAAGTAAAGGGTGTTCAGCTGTCGTCATACCTACAACACAAGATCTCTGATTTATCTCCTAGTCCATCTCCTTCTCCATCTCCATCACCATCacaatcaccttctccaagtaTGCCACCATCCTTGTCACCTTTTGGGAGCATCCCCTACCTTGCACCTCCGGCATAtatgaacccgagccgccctcctCAGGCTTTGCCCCCTTCATGGAGCAGACACCCTTGCTTTCCATGTTTTAGATGTAATCGCTTTCCTCCAGCTGATAGTCCAATGGTAAAACCTCCTTGCATGGGTAGAGACCCTAAGCTACCCCCATTTATGCATTCACCAAAGCCATCTGTTGTTCCTTCCCCTCCAAAATACCTTTCTCCAGCGATTCCACCAGTTCCTGCACATGTAGATCCTCCCCGGCCCTTGCCAAACCACAATCGTTTTCCAAAAACAGTCCATGGATCCTCTTCTCAAATGATGCCAATACCCTCACCCTCGCGACCAGTGTTTCAACATTCGCTGCCCCCAAGGAAAAAGCGGAATAGCAAAGTATCTAATTTCCCTTCAATTGCTCCTTCCCCATATG CTCTCCTTCATACCTGA